CCTGTGCCTGCAGGTGCATGTGGGTGCGGGCGGGTCGTTCCTCTCCACAGATGGGAGGACGCCGCTTGTCTGGGGGCGCATCCGTGCTATCATGACACCCGTTGTGACCGCGAGGTCACTCCCAAGCGGGCCGGAACGCGAGGCCCCACCTGCACGGCGCCATTCGGCTGCTGTCTGGTCAGACAAAGGAACAGCAGCCCCTCAGGGCTCCTCCTCGACTCTTGCCGGATGTCTGCCATGTGCGACGTCCGGTTTTTTCATGCGGCGCGAAGGCGTCGCCGAGAGAGGAAGGTGTCCAAGATAGCAAAGCCCGAAGGTCCCCGTATCAATGGGGAGATCACAGCACGCACCTGCCGCCTGATCGGTGTCGATGGGTCCCAGCTGGGGCTCTTTGGCATCCATGACGCACAGCGCGTGGCCGATGACCAGGACCTCGACCTTGTCGAGATCGCGCCGAACGCAGACCCTCCCGTCTGCAAGGTCATGGACTACGGCAAGTACAGGTACGAGCAGGCTCAGAAGGCCAAGCAGGCCCGCAAGAACCAGGTCAAGGTCGAGATCAAGGAAATGAAGTTCCGACCCAAGATCGACGTCGGTGACTACGAGACCAAGAAGGGCCACGTCCTGCGCTTCCTCAGGAAGGGCGCCCGCGTCAAGGTCACGATCATGTTCCGTGGCCGCGAGATGGCTCATCCCGAGCAGGGTCTGAACGTGCTCGAGCGCCTGGCCAAGGACCTCGAGCCCTATGCAACCGTGGAATCCCAGCCCAAGATGGAGGGTCGCAACATGCACATGCTGATGGCCCCCATAAAGGGTGCCTTCGATGATGAGAAGGCGCCTGAGGGCGAGGACAAGGATACGAAGGAGAACTAGCATGCCCAAGATGAAGACGCACAAGGGTACGGCCAAGCGCTTCCGCCGCACCGGCACCGGCAAGATTATGCGTGCCAAGGCGTTCAAGAGCCACATCCTCACCAAGAAGAGCCCCAAGCGCATCCGTGGCTTCCGCCAGGAGACGACCTTGGCCCATTCCGACGAGAAGGTCATCTCTTCCCGTCTCGGCAAGTAGCGCGCAAGAGCGCCATATCCGCACATTCCTAGGAGTTGATTTCTCATGGCACGAGTCAAGCGCGCAGTCGCAGCTAAGAAGAAGCGTCGCACCGTCGTCGAGCGTTCGAAGGGGTACTACGGCACCAGCTCTCGTACGTATCGCGGCATGAAGGAGCAGGTCCAGCACTCGCTCCAGTACCAGTATCGTGACCGTCGCAACAAGAAGCGCGACATCCGCAAGCTCTGGATCCAGCGCATCAATGCTGCCGCCCGCGTGAACGGCATGAGCTACTCGACCTTCATGCACGGCCTGAAGCTTGCCGGCGTCGAGCTCGACCGCAAGGTCCTCTCGCAGATCGCCTACGAGGACCCCTCGAGCTTCGCCGACCTCGCCAAGGTCGCGCAGAAGGCGGTCGACGAGGCCAAGTAGCCTCCGTCACCAAGGGACGTCATGTCAGGGGGCCGCGCATCGAGAGGTGCGTGGCCCCCTTCTCGTGCGTGGGGTGCCAGGGTCGATACGCGCAGGCAACGCAGGCAGGCGGGCATGTTGCCTGGCGATGGTGACCGGCGGGGCCCGTCAGGTCCGGTGCCAGGGTCGATATGCGCAGGCAACGCAGGTTGGCTGGCACGTTGCCTGGCAATGGTGACCGAGAAGGACGTCCTGGCGGCTAGTTCTTGTCGCCGTGGTCTGAAGGGCTCCCGTGGAGTCGCTCGTGCAGCTCCTCGCGATGCTCCTCCCTGCGCTCCTCGGCCGCGCGCTCCTCGGTCTTGAAGGCCGGGTCGGTGGGCGTCACCAGGACGTCGTCGCCGGTCTTCGGGGTCGTAGTGATGGCGCAGCACCGGCTCGAACAGGTGGAGCTTGAGGGCGAAGCAGGCCGACGCCGCCACGAGGAAGCCGAAGATGGCGATGCGTGGCCAGACCTCGACCTGCGTCATCACCACGGCACCGCCGCAGAGCATGGCCGTCCAGAGGTACATCAGGATGACGGCCTGGCGCTGGTCGAACCCCTCATGGATGAGCCGATGGTGGATGTGGCCCTTGTCGGCCTGGCTCACCGCGATGCCGGCCCGTCGGCGCCTGATGATGGCCGAGAAGGTGTCGATGATGGGGATGCCTGCGATGAGCAGCGGCAATATTATGGTGGTGAGACCGGCCACGCGCGTCACGTTGAGCAGCGAGATGGTGCCGAGCGAGAAGCCCAGCAGGAGCGACCCGGAGTCTCCCAGGAATATCGATGCCGGATGGAAGTTGTAGGGGAGGAACCCGAGCGCGGCCCCGGCCAGGGCGACGGAGAGCGCGGCCGCGTCGAGGCGGCCGGCCATGATGGCGAGCGCGAACATCGTGACGCTCGAGATGGCGGTGATGCCGGTGGCCAGCCCGTCGAGGCCGTCGATGAGGTTGATGATGTTCACGTAGGCCACGAGGTAGACGATCGTGATGGGGTAGGCGAGCCAGCCCAGCACGACCTCGCCCGGGCCGAAGGGGTTCACGATGTTGCCGATGACGAGGCCACCCGAGGTGGCGATGGCGGCGGCCGCGACCTGCCCCAGGAGCTTGGGCAGGGGCTTGAGCTGGATGACGTCATCGATGGCGCCGGTCATGAAGATGACGGCGAACGCCAGGGCGAGCCGATAGTAGTCGATGGTCATGCGCGGCGAGGGCACGAGCACGACCGGCCACCTGAGCTGGGTCGTCCCGTAGTATTGGACGGCGACGGCGGCGATGAGCCCCAGGAAGACGGCGATGCCGCCCATACGGGGGACCGGGTCCTTGTTGATGCGTCGCTTGCTGGGATAGTCGACGGCGTCGAGCCGGATGGCGATGCGCCTGGCGAGGGGGGTGCATGCGCACGACACGGCGAGGGCCGTGCCGAACAGGCATACGTAGGGCACCCACCAGTCCACCAAGGCCTTATCCCTCCAGGAGTCGGATCGGGCACGGGGTGCGACTGCACCGGGGCTGCGACCTCCCTATGATACCCGAAGCTCGGGCTGCGTCGGGGCCGGTCGCACATCGGCCACAAGGATGTGGGTCCTTCTCGTCTGGCGGGTTGACGATGGCCACCGTGCCCTCGGAGGGTAAGCTAGTCCTTAGTGCTTAGTCCTTGCATGCCATGGGCGGCTGGCCCAGCGGGTCAGGCTGCCATGTGAGAGGGAGGAACCATGCTTGATGTCGTGGTGGTGGGCGCTGGCATCTCCGGATGCGCGGTCGCTCGTGAGCTTGCGCGCTCGCAGCTCTCGGTCGAGGTCCTCGAGGCCGGTAACGACGTGGCCTTCGGGGCCTCGCGTACCAACAGCGGCATCGTCCACGGTGGGTTCGACCCCGAGCCTGGGACGGCCAAGGCGGCCTATAACGTGCGCGGCATGCGTCTCATCCCGCATCTCGCCACGGAGCTCGGCTTCAGATATCGCAACAACGGGTCGCTCGTCGTCGCCTTCGATGATGCAGGGCTTGCCACCGTGGACGACCTCGTGGCGCGCGGGCGTCGCAACGGCGTGTACGACGTCTCCGCCATCGGCGCTGCCGAGCTCCGCGAGCTCGAGCCTAACGTGAATCCCGCCGCGCGAGGTGCGCTCCTCTGCGGTTGCTCGGGCATCTGTGACCCCTTCGGGATGTGCGTCGCCTTTGCCGAGAATGCCGTCACCAACGGCGTGCGCTTCCGGTTCGACGCGCCCGTGGCAAGCGTCGCGCGTCGTGCGGGCACGAGCGCCACTGCCGGGTGGGACGTCACCCTCGAGGGGGGCGAGGTCATCTCGGCGCGTGCGGTCGTGAACGCTGCGGGGGTCTTCGCCTGCGACCTCCATAACCAGGTCTCGGCGGACAAGCTCGAGAGCCGCCCGCGTGCGGGCGAATACGTGCTCCTCAGCCGCGACTCGGGGACGACCTTCTCGCACACGATGTTCAGGACGCCCGGGCCGGCCGGCAAGGGCGTGCTCGTGAGCCCTACGATCGAGGGCAACCTCATCGTCGGCCCCGACGCGGTCGACCGCACCGACCCCCGCGACACCTCGACCAACCCCGATGGGCTTGCCTGGGTCCGCGAGCAGGCGAGCGACCTCTGGCCTGGCTTCAACGGCCGCGACGTCATCGTGAACTTCTGCGGTGTGCGTCCGAGCGGGGCCGACGGTGACTTCGTCATCGGCGAGCCGGCGGACGCGCCGGGGTTCTTCGACATGGCCGCCATAGACTCGCCGGGGCTCACCTCGGCACCTGCCATCGCGCGCGAGGTCGCAAGTGCCGTGGCCGACCTGCTGCATGCGAAGCCCAATGCCTCCTTCGACGGCCATAGGGACCAGCCACTCCGCTTCATCGAGATGAGCGAGCAGGAGCGTGCTCGCGCCATCAAGGCCGACCCCCGCTTCGGCCACATCGTGTGCCGTTGCGAGCAGGTCAGCGAGGCCGAGGTCCTCGCGGCCATACATGCCCCTATCCCCGCGACCACGATCGTCGGCATAAAGCGCAGGTGCAGGGCTGGTACGGGCAAGTGCCAAGGCGGTTTCTGCGAGCCTCTCGTGGCCGAGCTCGTGAGCCGGGAGTGTGGCATTCCTCTAACTCAAGTTCAACTTGAGGGTGAGGGTTCGCAGATTGCACCATATGCGAGAGGGGAGGTGCGCCCATGAGCGCCACACAGGGAGCGAGCGCATCCGCACAGGTACGAGATCGCAAGGCGTCCGAGGTGGACGTGCTCGTGATAGGTGGAGGGGCCGCCGGCACCGCGGCCGCGGCCGCTGCTGCGGCAGCGGGGTCCGACGTCCTTCTCGTCGAACGCGAGGGTCACCTCGGCGGCATCCTCGAACAGTGCATCCACAACGGCTTCGGGCTCCATCGCTTCGGAGAGGAGCTCACCGGGCCCGAGTACGCCGCCCGTGACGTCGACAGGGTCATGGCGTCCGAGCGCGTGCAGGTCCTTCTCGACACGTCCGTGCTCGCGGTGACGCCGCAGAGGCGGCTGGGCGTGCGGCTCTGCGACGTCACGCTGGTAGGTCCTGACATCGGGCAGGTGCACGTGCGGGCCCGCTCGGTGGTCTTCGCGTGCGGTTGTCGCGAGCGCTCTCGTGGGGCCATCAACATCGCCGGCACCAGGCCTGCGGGCGTCTTCACGGCAGGTGCGGCCCAGCGGCTCAGCAACTGCGACGGGGTGCTCGTGGGCAAGCGCGTGGTCATCCTCGGGTCGGGCGACATCGGCCTCATCATGGCGCGCCGCATGACCTGGTCGGGCGCCAAGGTCCTCATGGTGTGCGAGCTTGCGGCCGAGCCGGGGGGCCTGAGGCGCAACATCGCCCAGTGCCTGGATGACTATGACATCCCGCTGCACCTCTCCACCACGGTGACGCGTGTCTTCGGTCACGACCGGCTCAGTGCCGTCGAGCTCGCTGACGTCGACCCGACGACGATGCAGCTCGTGCCGGGCACCAGGCGCCGTGTCGAGTGCGACTGCCTGCTGCTCTCGGTGGGGCTCATCCCCGAGAATGCCATCGCCGACGCCGCCGGCTGCCAGATCGACCGTGCCACGAGCGGTCCGTGCGTGGACGAGCATCTCGAGACGACCTGCCCGGGCGTCTTCGTGTGTGGCAACGAGCTTCACGTCCATGACCTCGTGGACTTCGTCTCGGAGGAGGGCGAGGCCGCGGGCAATGCGGCCGCGGCCTATGCCGCCCGCATCCGAGACGAGCAGGCCGTGGCTGCTGCCACACCGGCCTCGGGTACGCGTGACCTCGAGGCTGCAGCGGAGGTCGAGCCTTCCGGTATCTCCGTACTGCGTGACGAGAACGTTGGCTCGATAACCCCGCAGCGTATCGTCTCGACGGATGATGCCGTGACGCTGAGGCTCAGGGTGAGGAGTAGGGTCAGGGGGGCCGCCATCGAGGTCCGTAGCGGCGGGCATCTCGTGAAGCGGGTCCCGAGGCGGGTGGTCGTGCCGTCCGAGATGCAGACGGTGCGCCTCTCTGCCAAGGACCTCGCGGGCGTGTCCGGCTCGCTCGAGGTGAGCTGCATCTCGGTGCCGGGTGCCGATCGTGCGCCCGCTGCTGGTGCGACTGCACGACCGCCTGTGAAGAAGGCGGCGCCCGCACATGAGGACGGCCTCGACGAGAAGGAGGGTGGCACCCTTGACTGACGAGAAGAACACCACCGCAGAGGCCGATGTGGCCGATGCTATCCCAGATGTCGCAGATGGCCAGGCCGAGACCAGGGAGTTCACCTGCGTGCAGTGCCCCATGGGTTGCCCGCTCACGGTGACGCTCGTCGATGGCAAGGTCACGGGCGTGACGGGCAACACGTGCCCTCGCGGCAAGGCCTATGGCGAGCATGAGGCCGTGGCACCCGAGCGTACGGTGACGTCGCTGGTGGGTGCCGAGGGCAGCACGAGGCCGGTGAGCGTGAAGACGTCGGCACCCGTGCCCAAGGGCCGCATCGGTGACGTCCTCACGGCCATCGAGCACACGGTGGCGCCTGCCAAGGTGGCCATCGGTGACGTGGTGATTACCGACGTCGCCGGTACGGGCGTCGACGTGGTGGTCACGCGTGCGAGCGACTGGGCCGGCGGAGGCCTGTAGATCCGGGGCCTCGGCCCCGGCCCTGCTCACGGGTCACTGTCGCCAGGCAACGTGCCCGCCCGCCTGCGTTGCCTGCCCCGGGTGACCCTGGCACCGGCCTCGGCCCCGCTCGCGGGTCACTGTCGCCAGGCAACGTGCCCGCCCGCCTGCGTTGCCTGCCCCGGGTGACCCTGGCCCCGGCCTCGGTCCCGCTCGCGGGTCACTGTCGCCAGGCAACGTGTCCGCCCGCCTGCGTTGCCTGCCCCGGGTGACCCTGGCTACAGGGCGTGAGGTTCTGATGTTCTTCTCGTCGCGCACTTTAGGGTGCTGCTCCCGTTCTTGAGGCTTCCACCAGGCCTCCTGACACACCTTGTCATCTTTTTGACAGTCCGGTATGACTCCCTGTTGGTTTTCGCTGTCACACTCTGCCTTCATCAACCACCGGGGAGGCGGACGAAGATGAACGCAGACAAGGAGCTCGCACGGCTGTTGCACGAGGCGTGGGGAGAAGAGCGCCTCGCCGTGGCCATGGACAGACGTCTCGGTCGTGCGGTCAGACGACGCGTCTCGCAAGGTCGCCTCGTGATGCCGCTCAGGGGCCTGTTCTATGCGCGCGCGGATTGGGAGCGACTCGGAAGCGTCGAGCGTACGCTGTTCCTTGCTCGCGCGTTCCACGTGGCCTACGGCCCTTCGATGTTCTGCGATGTCACCGCTGCGACTGCGTATGGCATCGAAGTCACGTACAGGCTCCTGGGGGATCTCCATGTGTGCATGAGCAGGACGTCGACCAGGAGCAATCGATGCGGTGTCAGGTTCCATTGCGTGGATGGTGACGACCCATGCGACGTCGACAAGGGCCTTCGCGTGACCTCGCCCGCGCGCACCGTCGTGGACTGCGCGCGCCGCTTGGGGATCCCAGAAGGCGTGGTCATCGCGGACTCGGCCTTGCATAAGGGGATCGTGACACGCGATGAGCTCGACCTTCAGCTGATGAGGATGAGGCGATCCACGGGGATTGGGAATGCCCGCGAGGTCGTCCGACTCTCGAATGGCCTCGCCGAGAGCGGGGGAGAGACGCTCGCCCGGCTTCTCTTCGAGCGGCTTGGGTATGCAGCTCCTGAGCTTCAGGTCGTGGTGACCAGTCCCATGAACGGCGAGACCTATCGGGTGGACTTCTGCTGGACCCTGCCGGACGGCTCGCTGGTACTTGGCGAGCTCGACGGGCATGAGAAGCACGTCAACCCCGACATGACCCATGGGGAGACGCCCGTCGAGGTACTTGAGCGGGAACGTCTGCGCGAGTCGTACCTTACGGCGACGGGTGCACGCGTCATGCGCTTCTCGTATGCGGACCTTCTCGATGAGCGGCATATGAGGACCCTGCTCGATGCGTTCGAGATACCGAGAAGAACGGATTCCTAGCGTCTCGCACCGCAGGATGGGATGGCTTGCATGGCCGTCCGGTGGTCCCGGCCCCACTCGCGGGTCGCTGTCGCCAGGCAACGTGTCTGCCAGCCTGCGTTGCCTGCCCCGGGTGACCCTGGTACCGACCTCGGCCTCGCTCGCGGGTCACTGTCGCCAGGCAACGTGCCTGCCCGCCTGCGTTGCCTGCCCCGGGTGACCCTGGTACCGGCCCCAGCCTGCCGGGCTATCCCCTCTGCCAGCAGGTCCATCCCTTCCATGTTCCCGCTTGGGAGAGGCAAGTCAAGACTGGTTTTGCCAAACGGCGTACGTATAGTTGAGGTGCGGCCCTCGTGGTACAAACTGGGTGAACC
This genomic stretch from Atopobiaceae bacterium harbors:
- a CDS encoding NAD(P)/FAD-dependent oxidoreductase; its protein translation is MLDVVVVGAGISGCAVARELARSQLSVEVLEAGNDVAFGASRTNSGIVHGGFDPEPGTAKAAYNVRGMRLIPHLATELGFRYRNNGSLVVAFDDAGLATVDDLVARGRRNGVYDVSAIGAAELRELEPNVNPAARGALLCGCSGICDPFGMCVAFAENAVTNGVRFRFDAPVASVARRAGTSATAGWDVTLEGGEVISARAVVNAAGVFACDLHNQVSADKLESRPRAGEYVLLSRDSGTTFSHTMFRTPGPAGKGVLVSPTIEGNLIVGPDAVDRTDPRDTSTNPDGLAWVREQASDLWPGFNGRDVIVNFCGVRPSGADGDFVIGEPADAPGFFDMAAIDSPGLTSAPAIAREVASAVADLLHAKPNASFDGHRDQPLRFIEMSEQERARAIKADPRFGHIVCRCEQVSEAEVLAAIHAPIPATTIVGIKRRCRAGTGKCQGGFCEPLVAELVSRECGIPLTQVQLEGEGSQIAPYARGEVRP
- a CDS encoding DUF1667 domain-containing protein, which produces MTDEKNTTAEADVADAIPDVADGQAETREFTCVQCPMGCPLTVTLVDGKVTGVTGNTCPRGKAYGEHEAVAPERTVTSLVGAEGSTRPVSVKTSAPVPKGRIGDVLTAIEHTVAPAKVAIGDVVITDVAGTGVDVVVTRASDWAGGGL
- the rplT gene encoding 50S ribosomal protein L20, which translates into the protein MARVKRAVAAKKKRRTVVERSKGYYGTSSRTYRGMKEQVQHSLQYQYRDRRNKKRDIRKLWIQRINAAARVNGMSYSTFMHGLKLAGVELDRKVLSQIAYEDPSSFADLAKVAQKAVDEAK
- the infC gene encoding translation initiation factor IF-3; translation: MCDVRFFHAARRRRRERKVSKIAKPEGPRINGEITARTCRLIGVDGSQLGLFGIHDAQRVADDQDLDLVEIAPNADPPVCKVMDYGKYRYEQAQKAKQARKNQVKVEIKEMKFRPKIDVGDYETKKGHVLRFLRKGARVKVTIMFRGREMAHPEQGLNVLERLAKDLEPYATVESQPKMEGRNMHMLMAPIKGAFDDEKAPEGEDKDTKEN
- a CDS encoding NAD(P)/FAD-dependent oxidoreductase; the protein is MSATQGASASAQVRDRKASEVDVLVIGGGAAGTAAAAAAAAAGSDVLLVEREGHLGGILEQCIHNGFGLHRFGEELTGPEYAARDVDRVMASERVQVLLDTSVLAVTPQRRLGVRLCDVTLVGPDIGQVHVRARSVVFACGCRERSRGAINIAGTRPAGVFTAGAAQRLSNCDGVLVGKRVVILGSGDIGLIMARRMTWSGAKVLMVCELAAEPGGLRRNIAQCLDDYDIPLHLSTTVTRVFGHDRLSAVELADVDPTTMQLVPGTRRRVECDCLLLSVGLIPENAIADAAGCQIDRATSGPCVDEHLETTCPGVFVCGNELHVHDLVDFVSEEGEAAGNAAAAYAARIRDEQAVAAATPASGTRDLEAAAEVEPSGISVLRDENVGSITPQRIVSTDDAVTLRLRVRSRVRGAAIEVRSGGHLVKRVPRRVVVPSEMQTVRLSAKDLAGVSGSLEVSCISVPGADRAPAAGATARPPVKKAAPAHEDGLDEKEGGTLD
- the rpmI gene encoding 50S ribosomal protein L35, whose product is MPKMKTHKGTAKRFRRTGTGKIMRAKAFKSHILTKKSPKRIRGFRQETTLAHSDEKVISSRLGK